DNA sequence from the bacterium genome:
TTGCCTTTACGGTTACAGAATCGGCGCCCTTCGTAGGGTTAGGTCTTACGGAAAGCTTGGATAGTTCTATGAGGGGAGGGGGGGCGGGTTTGTAGCACATAATAACATCTTCTTTTGCTTCAAGCGAGAGAGAGCTGACAAGCGCCACGAATAATCCCAACAGCGACAGCTTTAGCCACCTTGCCGCCTTCGGCAGAATCCGGCGTTCCTCTAAACCGGACAGGGAGCCGAAAAGCTCTCCGCCTAGCTTTGCGAACAGGTTTGCCAGTCTATTCCTTAGTTCAGTCATTTTTGTCCTCCTTCTTGTCGATACTGTCAGGTGCTGGAGCGGAGATGACTAATTGCTTCCATGCGCTTTCCGCATTGCCGGTGTTCGTCTTCACCACTATGTAAATCCACGTGGTCTCAGGCTTACGGCCTCCTACGTAGAGACGCGCCTCTAAAGTTTCAAGGGTATCGCCGAATTTGCCGTCTAAAGCTTTCATGGGATAATGAAGGGTATCCCCATTAATTCCGGTATCTCCTGTAGCGCCGGAAAGCTGCATAAATGCTTCAGAGATAGCGCTATCTCCTTCATACTTGTACTGAGGTCCAAGCATTGCAGTTGCCTTGACGATTACAGTATCTACGCCGGCTGTCGGATTCGGTTCAGCCGAAACATCCGAGATTAATATATGAGGTTCCTCTATAGGAACGTAGCATAAGATGATATCATCATCCGCTGCTTTAAGCGGCGCGCTCACCAGAGCTACTACCAATCCCAAAATTGAAAGTTTAAACCATCTTGCCGCCCCAGGCAGGATGCCGCGTTCCTCTAATCCCGTCAACAATGCAAATATCGAGCCGCCTATTCTTGCAAAGATGCGGGCAATGAACCCTCTCGTTTTCGACATCTAGTCCTCCTCTTTAATAGTCGAATCCGCTGACAGTGAATCGGATTTTGAAACAACGTAAGACTGCCAGCTTATTTCCTGATTGCCCTGCGAAGTGGTAACCGAGATGAAGAACCAGTTTTGTCCCGTGTCAAGATCGCCGACATAAAATGAGGCTTCGAGCACTTCAAGGGTATCCGAAAGCTTACCGTCAATCGCTTTCATCGGTATCTTAAGGGTATCCTTTTGTCTTGAAAGCCAAGCTTCTTTAATGTAATTATCTTCGATTTCAGGATTTAGCACTTTTGCAGTCGCCCTGACCTTTACCGAGTCGGCGCCTTTGGTCGGGTCGGGTGATATGATAACGTCCGATATCGCAGCTTCGGGTAATCTCGCAACAATATAACACGTCACTTGCGCCTCTTCAGCCTGAAGCGAAAGAGCTACGACGAGCGAGGCAATAATACCGAGTGCGGCAACCTTTACCCACTTCAAAGCGCGCGGCATAAAGCCTTTTTCTTCAAGAGCTGTCAAGAATCTGAATATGGAGTTACCCGCCCTCCCCAATAGACCCGATATCATGTTTCGCGTCTTTGCCATTGTCGCTTCTTTACTCCTGTATACCTCTAATTCCTCGATTTATTCCACATAATATATGCTCTGAATCAGCCGTGTCAAGTTATTATATTGACGTTAGCTCAAAACTCACGTAGAATCCGCTCGTGAAGCAGCTTTTTTCCGATTGGCGTGTTCTTTCAGCAATAGCGATTCTTGGCTGGGGAGCATGGGGGATACTTTCAAAAATAGCCCTAAGACACGTTGACTGGAGGGTTATGCTTTTAATATCCTCGATTGCAGTGCTTCCGCTCGTGGTTTTTCTAGGGCTTCCTGCATTTGACTGGAAGTTCAATCGCTACGTTCTTTTTGCAGCACTTGCAGGACTGGGCGCTTCTTTAGCCACGCTTGCATTTAACCGGGCGCTTCAGAAGGGAGGACCTGCAAATGTCGTCGTGCC
Encoded proteins:
- a CDS encoding EamA family transporter, producing MKQLFSDWRVLSAIAILGWGAWGILSKIALRHVDWRVMLLISSIAVLPLVVFLGLPAFDWKFNRYVLFAALAGLGASLATLAFNRALQKGGPANVVVPLTSQYVLVIVLFSTIFLKEPITWQRIVGIAAAIVAIVMLSL